DNA from Xiphias gladius isolate SHS-SW01 ecotype Sanya breed wild chromosome 9, ASM1685928v1, whole genome shotgun sequence:
TGTTAGACTTATACTTTTTCTCTTAGGCTATAATATCCCACAGTGTTATTGTCTTCAAGGGTACTGTACTAAATAGGCGATTCGACTTCTTGAGACTTTAACAGCCATGGTCACGGGGTGAACACAGACGTCCGAATGAggggaaagtgagaaaaatagaGCTAAAATAAAGCTTATGTAAAGTAATTTCACCGTTACTGAACTCTTCACAAACTTGCATAACACTGACATTCCAAATGACTTTTGATTTCATCAATGCACCACCCCAAGCTCAACTATTCGTTTTTTTTACAGTAgctgatgaaggaaaaaaaaaaaagtcagacactGCAATGTGATATAGGCTGTGTTCCCTAAAGAAGCAGTCAGGCACTGTATGTACAGGTGTACCTCTCTCTGgttctcatttttaattaatggcAAGCTGTTTGACTctaaacaataacaaaatagcTCTGTTGTAAATGATTGCTATCATAATAGGAATGATAAATATATAGCACCAtcttttgttgaaaataagaaatagaaaaaataccgaaaataaaaacactgaaacttgCAAATTCACAAAATAGAAAAGGACCAAATCTATATTTCATGGCTATGCTACGTCCATGGATGTAACCACTCTTTTTGGAAAGCAAGCctatcgaaaaaaaaaaaaatcttcctaaCCCTTCTATTCCTATACATGCACTTTCGTTAATATACTTcaagaaactttttttcatttttactgattCTTTGGCAGTtaccaaacaaaaaaggcaaaaaaaacaaaacacaacaaaacagcgtctaattatttcatcattacaaacaaacactgaggcACTTAATCAGCTAAAACAAAGCTCATACGAGTATCCGTTGATAGAGCAACACAAAAactatgtacatatatgtaaaaAGTGTTATAAATAGGTTTAAACCATAGATACTATATACATCTTTTAAACGAGACAAtattggttgtttgtgtgttggtttgcATGTAGATTTTTGGTATTACCCCCCTTTGATGTGATCTGGGTGCATTGGCCCGTTGGCTCCATTGACCATTGGTACTTAGGCATCAGAACTTAGACTTTAGAGGGGAAATGGTGACACTTGCAGTGGGGCAGAGGGTTACTGGGAACACTGGGATGGAGTGATGGCTCATTCTCGCTTCCTCAAGATGACATAGATGAGTCCGCTGATCAGCGCCAAAGGGAAGGCCACCCACGCCAGGATGTAGGAGTAGCCGAAGGAGTTTGTCTCCGGCACCCACCCCGGACTCATCACTGTGTAGATGATGGCTCCGCTCATCACGAACAAACCTGCGGGGAGGAAAAAGTGAGTGCTGAATAATGCTGGCCATCATAGTGTTCAACTATCAGACCATCTCTGCAGTATTGTGCTTGCTGATCTCCAGTCCTGGGCTGAACTCTGTCTGGCAGTTGAGGCGGGCAGGTCAGTGTTTCCTAGAAGGGATCCCTCCGCATTACATCATGGTGTTTAATGCTTATTGAACACCATTCCAGCCCCCTGCAAGCCGTTCCAGCTCTGCCCACCCTCCCTGGTCCGACATGGCATGATCTGTTTGTCAGACCCCCGCACTGCCAGCCATCCTGACATTTCAACTTGTGCAGCTGGCAGCGTGCCCAGTGTCATTCCTGTTTGGCTGAGTGGGCACCTGGGTGCCAGGCAATGCGCTGGCACAGTATAGAGAGCAAACCTGGGATGTTGGAAAGGGCTGCCAAGAGAGGACACAATGGACTGGCAGCTGAGCTGCTCTCTGGCCAAAGGGCATGAAGTACAATGGACAAGTGGAGCATAAAAACCATTAGCAAATGGCTCAGACTCTCTAAATTTAAATCTCTGCCACAGACAATGCAGTttgaccatctgctgcaggttTTTCTGCGTAGGTGGATTTGTATGAATGGTGCGTTGTGTTTTCAGACTACTCAAGTGCTGCTGTACAAATTAAGCAGATCAGAGTAGGGCTGAAAATATGAGGCTTTTAGCTGACTTGATCAGGTGATCAACCGAATATCcagtttccagcttctcaaattggAGAATTTGCTGCCTTTTTGCATCATTGTCAGTTGAattctaacattttatatacTAAATGATAAATCGATTAAAAACTTCTAATTCGTTGGAGCCCTAAATTGTAGTCAAACTGAATCCAATGCAAAGccctttttacattttgtgttgatACTAGCCAGAATCGTACCAGTGTAGTGTCTATTTGACCACTCTAATGTCTGGCTGATATCAGTTATGTTGTCAGTGGATTTGTGAGGAAGCGTCAAGGCGGGTGAACTCACTGGCAAGGATCTGGAAGGTTCCAGTGAGGAAGAAGCGTCCGCCCTTCTGCAAAGTGAAGAGCtggcagaagaagaggatgagagaCAGGCAGCTGAAGATGATGGAGAGGATCATGAGAGCCTGGACCGCCTGGATCCACTCTGTaggggaagaagaagagtgTTGTCAGTAACTGACCAATATTCATCATTAGCCAAGCAGCAGAATTCATATTTAATAGCGACTTGAAGAGCATACGTGAGGGGAAGGTTAagaggaaacaaatgaaacaaatgtgCTTTCACTGGCCTTGCCTTTACTGAATTTAAGCATCCTCTGAAAGAGAACATAATGAGCTAGCCTCGGCCATGTTTTCTTCTGGGAATGCGAAATGGATCCATAACAATGAAACCAAAGTATCTTGTTCGTAAAAGGTCTCCGCGCGTCTCGCAGCAGGACCTATGACTAAATGTACCATATCGATTGTTAGTGCTAGTCCTCCAAGGCCAGGCTGCTAGGAGCTAATAACCCATTAGACACCTGTATTGACAGGGAAGACCAAGTGAGTGAGTGGTTGAGTGTTTGACTGTGTGCTTCTGTGCTTCCTCCGTGCCACCATGCCAGGAATCCCAGGATTTCCGAGCAGGGTCTATTTCTTGTCTGAGGGTTATCCATCCAGCCTATCTGGCTTCTCAGGTTTCCTTAGCACTCGCCCTTTCCCCCCGCTGTATCTATCCAACTCTTCTATTTAGCCGTGTCTGCTGTTACTGTCATGTTTTCGTGCCATCcctgccataaaaaaaaaatgcttgcaCGCCACAGGGTGCTTGACCAAAAAGGATGGCCTCCTCCGTTTGTGCAATGGCAGCCATTGCATAAGTCCACTcaattttgcttctttcctaTTCTAGTATCagcaaatatacatacatagtaTACAAATATAATACAACAAATCTATAAAAAGTGGTATTTTATCGTGGCTCCATTTTGAAGCATACCACTGCTAAACTCTGACATTCCAGTTTCTGACGTGTTTGGTTTATTGATTCTCTTCCATAATGTAAATTAAAGGCACATATTGTGGTTTTAAAGATGCGGATCCACTTACAGCGTGGAAAAACATGGCACGATGCATAATTTATCTCTACTCATACTCGTGAACAAAAAGGATGATTAAGTAATAACATGGCTTACATTGTGTGATGTGATGGCTTTGACTTTAACACTGTgggctaaaatgaaaaaaagaacacttcATCCCCCTGTAACATATTTATTACTATTCAGTCTCTAGCTATTTACAAAATATCGTGCAGTTTTCCTTGGGAAACGCTAAAATATCTCTGCTATAGATTTAAGGGGAACCAGTATCTGGAATGATCAAACAGAGTTAGCAGCCTGGAGTCAGGTTACCTACAACAACAACGCTACATTATGTCCTGATGACTTTTGGTTCAGGGATGAGATATGGGTGGAAAGATGAGACACGCTGCAAATCTCCATCCACAAATATACAGCCAGCGCAGTACCACACCGGCACAACCATTAGACTCCAATATAATCATCCTGTTTTAAGATGTTACATAATACTATGTGAGAACGCTGTGAGAAATGGGCAAAATGTTCCAACCCTTTGCTCATCTATAAATAGACCACTGCTTTCTAATAAACAGGCATCTTGTCCTCCATCCTTCCTTTACTGACCAGGAGAAGGAAACAGTGACATGGGGCATTTCCTGACATGAGGCAAAGTTCAGGGCTGAGAATATCACTGATAAGCGAGTGGGGCTCGTATTCCAAAATTTCCGTCAATGTCTTAAGACTTTGGTATTATCATGCAGATACGCACAGCTTCTACTGAAGCTTGTCACGGGAATTCCAGACGGGATAAAAGCTCTTCAAGTTTGCCGTCTTGCTGCCTTCTATTTCTGAGGCCCAACACCATGTTGCGCTGAAGAGGAGtgcacagcaaaaataaaactgctccAGTATTTACTTCGCTATGTTTATGTATCGTAGGCCTGTGTGTGGGGAGAGGGGATTTTTCTGCAATAGCTAATTTTGGAGTGAGTAAATTCTATGAAGGCATCATCATGGCTGTATGGACGTGATGTTTAACTTAGGCTCAGGATGTGATAACTGTGAAGTGAGTGTCTCTCACACTTACGTCATCAAAACCAGATACGGCCGGTATCTTTGTAACCGAGGCAACAACAAGGGGGAACTCACAAGTTTcagatatttcccaaaaataaCTACGATGACCACGATTATGATTCGATTCAGAAGGAAACCGGTTGCTCAGCAAAGCCTCAGAAAGCCCATTTGAATGCAGGCTTGGCCCCCACGTGAGAACAGGCCGCTATCTTCCATCTCCCAAAGCCAAAGCACAGACCCGGGCACAGCGCACGCACCTTCTTAAATAAACACTGTGCGTCAGTGCACTAATGAAAGCAAGTCAAACAAACCGGCTGTGCCATCAAACTACCTGGCAGAGTATGCAGGCGCTGCTGCTccgacaaaacacacactggctgAGCACGGCTCATTCTAGACAAATGACATCATCCCCGCTGCAGCCAGGAGCTCCTGCACCACTGTGACGGCACATTTAGCAGCGACACATGCAGCTAGTCGCCAGCGATCTCACATGAAGCTGCTGCTAAGTCGTTAACTTTTAGGGGAAAATTTcaatggaaatttttttttatcacgcTTTGGTTTTCAAGAGCAGTGCAATCTACATATTTATAGTTTAGTATCCACAGGATTCTAATTCAAACGTGGAGGTGACGGACCGTCTAAATAAATCTCTaacactgcagctgctgccttAAATTGTCCTAATGGTCCCCGCAAACTAACACTGGACATTATGATTTCCCACTGGGCGTGACCCACCATCAGAATGCTATGTTCTGCACGAGGTAGGTCAAGGTCTCCctcctttcacacacaaacacacgcggagacagacacacacacactcatagatgtaaaactttaaatacTCTCTGCAGCCCCACCCCGGTCGTCCACAGCTCTCCAACTCCTGTCACTATGGACTCCCAACACGAGACCTGAATATGGACATCACACCACGACTATTTATACAGCGGCAGCCTATCAGCTACCACTTCAAAACAGCACTGCCACATTCTCTGCCCTAGATGGCACCAGAGGCCCAGAGGAGCTGTGACACACCCACATCATCGACATGGTAAATGTTGGATTTCAGCAACTCATTCTCCAGAGTTCAAATCCCTCGTTAATGTCAGTGCGGATGGTTTTCAAGTCAGTGTTAGCAGCCGTTTAGTGGAGACCATGTTGCCCAAAACAAACCTAAAAACTGACTCGTTAATGGAAAAATCCTGATAATTATTACAGCTTTACTGCAGACCAGTGACTAAAATGTCCAATGTGAGCAGTTGCATTGAAAACACAGAGTAAATAAGTAGTTAAAGCTGTTAGTTAAAGGCAAATGGTAAAATGTTAGGCAGGGGTCTGACCTCCAGTTGATGCTGGGTCACAGTGGTAGTCTCCATTGGCAGTAGAGCAGTTTATCCAGAGGTCTGAGGTGCTAGTCTCACCTGACGTCCACACCTGGTGTCAACAACACAAAGACCTGCGCGTTAGAGTTTGAAGAGCAGTGCCAAGTGGTTGAGGAAAAAAGTTGAACACACTCCAAGTAAAGACATGCACGTTTCATGCCTATATTAATCGTAAATGCATCTAAAGTTACTcgggaaaacacaacaatggtTGGATATTTCTTCCTGGGGAAACTGATGTGTCTGAAAGCCTCACTAGTGAGTTATTGATTCGTTTGtgattatatttattcataataatcttctatgtttaaattaaagttttataCTTATAATATTTCTTTGGGAATACGTCAAATGGACCCTGACCAAtcgttcttctttttttcttttcttctaaatgTCACGCTGTCAACTAGtaaatggaaatgaagaaagaaaacacaacaacgcTACTCACGCTGACAATTGTTGACACGAACAGGAGAACCAGAGCGGCGACGTGCAGCAGGATGATTCCCAGTAGTAGGAGCAGCATCTTCCCAGACGATCTGCACAGTAACGAGAAGAGGAGACAGGCTCTGTCAGCGCGCGAGCGGTCGGCGGGTCAAGGGCGTGTCGCCGCTGCGCGTCCGAGCGCGGAACGGCCCTCACCGGGGGGAGCCTCACCGGGGCCCGCGTCTGTCCGGTGGCAGCGTCCGCCGTTCGCGCGGCATGTGCATTAGCGATAATAGCGTCAcatttaagagagagagagggagccaGTCTGCACATTGTACACGTGGGGTCAGAGATAACGGCACGTTCTGTCGGCGGAAGCTACAATTTGTCTGCACATCTGTCTCTAAAGCTCGACTCTTTTCAAATCGcgtcttttttctctctctttttttttggttcaacGTTTCCGGTCTCTCAAACTTGCAATACATTTGTAGTATATCCtctaaaataacagaaaaattcaGCAGTGACCAAGGTATTTAAGAGCGATATGAAAAACTGTCGAAACAAAAGTAAGCAAAGTAAGATTCTACGTGGTTTAAGTGTATCTATCGGTGAAGGGAATTCTGGGCGGCAGGATAACGCCAGGCTGTTTGCGATGACAGCTCAGTCCTCCTGTCCGGGCGCGCGGCGCGGAGCGGCGTGTGTCCCTGCGAGAGGCGCGTTTCCTCCTTCAATCCGCAGGCGAACCGAGTGCCTCTGACTATGAGAAAGTTTAGAAGAGACCGAAGTCCACTTACTTAGAGCGGGTAGCTTgtatttccacacacacacagaaaaagaagttGGGGCGCGCAAGAAGCGAAACCAAGTTTTCCCAAAAGAGTCCAGCAGCGGTAGTCCGTCAGTCCTAAAAGTCGCTCTCAGACTAGATTGATGCCAGGGCAGACGTTCTGTTATAAAGTGTCTCATTATAGAAGAACAACGCCCTGCGTGCGTCGCTGCGTCATGGAGTGACCCTCTGGTCCACGGCCAGGGTTCCCAATATAGACGCGCCATGCGTAATAGCGCATGGGTTGCCTTAGTTACCaacttgctgtgtgtgtgtgtgtgtgtaatgatcTGACTGTCGTGGTAACAAAAAGCAGGTATCTGcttttgaggtttttgttttccttcttcccGACACTTTTCAGTTTACAGCTTCTGTTGCAGTTATTACAAATGACATCGCGCTGTACTTTGGAATTGCATCTTGTTGAGGTTGCCCGCTCTGTcattatagatagatagatagatatatagatatatagatacatagatacataggttgatagatatatagatatataaatagatagatagattgatagatatatagatatataaatatatagatagatagatagatataaatagatagatagatacatagatacataggttgatagatatatagatagatagatagatagatatataaatagatagatagatagatagatataaatagatagatagattgatgatagatagataggttGATAGATAGATTggttgatagatagatagatttttgATCAATGGATACAAATAGCAGCTTTTTGTTGCCTTGgcaattacaaacacaaacaatgtgtAGTGTGTGGTCCTTTCCCTCTTGTAGTCATGTAGTCAGCCTCGTGACTCAcattgtgtgtgaatgtgtggatgGGTATGCCCACCCCACCACCAGGAAGCGATAGCATCTGGGGCTCTCCTCTGTTTAACGTGACTCATTTCCAGTGAGAGGCAGATAGTGTTCCACCCTGACCAGGGACTGCTGCCCCTGTTGTTTAAACTGTGCGCCGAGGTTAGTCACATAAATATGGGCGTTGCAATGAATGGAATTCCGGGAAATATATCCAGGGAGTATAGGGAGCTCTCCAACCTCTATGAATTGACTGCCTTATCTCTCCCTTCCCCCAGATCTTCTTCTGCAAAGATTTAAGAGATAGAAGATTAACCAAGTCTGCTGTCAGTAATTTAACAGAAGCAGCATGTTGGACTGAATCTTTCCTTTGCCGGGCATGTTAAAGGCGTCATTTCCAAATACAGCATGATCTTTATGGGTTCCAGATGAAACTGGTCATACTACGTACGTAAGTCAGCAAAAGCATACTCCTTCACaatgcaaaatgtcaaaaatggaCTTCACACCCTGCAGAGAAAAAGTACCGAGCTTCCTAGATGGATGgcacatttttctcatcttcaGCAGGCTGGTAGAGGAGCTTAGGAGCTGTCCGACCTCAGATAACCCCTGTCAACATCCACTCTCCATTCTTCACCACTTAGTTCACACTTCCTGGATGCCTCTGCATGTGTTTCTCACACTCGGATGAAAATGGAGGCCTTTCTGCTGTGCTCATGTCAACACATGCATGAAAGGGACAGCTACGGGACCAGACCACAGCCTTGAAGTGCTGCTCTGAGTGAGAGCTTTGTGGCCGCTCAATAATCAAAGTATGTGACATTCTTAGCCTGAGCTGCATAGAAGTACCTCTTTGTCTGATATGCTTGTTCTGTTTGTAGCTGATATCCTTTGCGTACTTAACTTAGTGTAACTCTGGTGTTTACTGAATCATAAGGCCTTGACTCTGATCATATCAACTGTGAACTGCTCAACGGCAAAGGTTTCCAGTGACATATAGAGTGAGAACTCTTGTTAAAACTGCAAAGTAGCTGTGCGCTCCCCGTTCCCATCCCTTATATGTCAATGTTTGTAAAAGACTGCCAATCAGTGGGCCAAGTGGACAGGGGAGTGTTACGTTTGTGAAGCCGGGGTTGAAGCCAAACTTTCTGGGGAGAGCCACAGAACAAACATTCAGAGTAAGATACTGAATAATGTTACACCTGGAACGGTGTCTAGCATTCCCCTTTCCGTCATTGAGAAGGCAGGATTTATCTTCATGTTAGCACAACGGACAGTGAGAGTGCATACCAAAACCAGAGATAGGACCTGAGCCAGGGGGCATGAATCTGGAGAGACGTGATTGAGTTACAGTCCACATACCAACACAGAGGagagtgtgaaaacagttgcGGCTATCGTAACTGAGgcttctgttttttctattaatataATTTCTATTAAAATCTCCAAAATAAAGAAGTATTGGAAGTAATGTTGACATCACCAGAGTTAGGACCTTGTCCTTTACCCGTTTAGATTCTATTGTTGTagatttttaaacagtgttacTGGCTGCCGTCTTTCTCTTGATTGCATTATCTGCAGTCCTTCTTATCGTGGCTAAAACCACAATCTATTACCTGTGAGGAATAAGTGGCTCGTGCTCGCAGCCGACTTTGAGACAGTGAACCCAGCTGAGGCAGGGGTAAGGCTTAGCTGCGTCACTGTTCGACCGCGGGGGGAATGGGCCATCTGCTTTCGGGTTGTGGCGGCTGACGGTCAAAGGTGGCTCAGTCCTCGTGTCCTGTCATCAGCATCTGAGGTGCCCATGTCTGTCGGTCCGCTGAGCTGGTGCCATAGCCACTGCAGCCGTGTCAGAGTCGGACTGGCCCTCTCTCACCTCACATCGGACTCCCGTGGCCCCCCGGTCTATCTAACTGcttacagacagacatataCTTTCATGCACATATGAGATTTCTTAAGCATTAAACAGGAAGCACGTGATAACAGTAGCTAGTAAAGtcacagaaaatatttgcaATAGCAAACGTGCAAATTGTATACGAGTGGTTAcaattaaaaagaagagaaggaggtggagaCAGGGGTGGTGGGAGCATAACGGGGGCAAGCAAattggagagacagaaaggctGAAAGAGAGACGAAAGGTAAATACAGtctattttttttgtgccaatAGGCTTTAAGCTACTCACAACCCTTGTCATGACACTTTAATCAGACTAGACATAGGGTGATGACAACAGAGAGGTAAACTGGTAAACTGTCCTCTTAAAATACACTAAACACACAGCAGATTGCCAGTGATGTGAGTACAGATGGCCTCGTGTGTGGGTCAAGTTCAAATGAAAGCTCCAGTCAACAAGATAATAATTACATGAAGTCAATGGGAAggtttcattccaaaaccatgCAAAATTAGCTGTGTCATGGctatatttctttctttctttcttttttctgcgTTTTAtcataaaacatattaaatctaatctaatgAGTTAGTGGCATAAtcctaattctaaccctaaacCTCACCATTTGTGAAGTGTTCGCGATTCCATCATTTCACTGCTCATTTTGTCATGGAGCAAACTCTAACCTTGAAGAATCAAAAAGGCACGTGACATATCTGAAACCATACGGTCAGCGTTCACGCGTTATCCTGTGTCATGCCATGTGTAAACGGGGGAAGATGTGGCATTTAAGCATGAAAGTGCagaaaatgtgtatatgtgtgaagAAAAACTGCAATTTGATACAAGTCTGTATTGTGAGGAACTTAGCctgctttcttttgttgttttttttcatgagcgCTGTGTTTATTCCCTCGGTACCagatatatgaataaaaaaatctaataaatgtGGCTTTAAGTCAGATTACAGTGCATAACTCTCAGGCGTCCTCACCCCACTATGATTCAGCAGGAATGACTGCAGTACAGCATCCTGACCGCTGTGTTGCTCTAATATCCACCCACTTCTGTCTGGCTCGGCCTCCATCGAGAATGAGAAGAACTGGACTCACAGATTAATGTTATGGACTGTTACAGAACTCCACTTA
Protein-coding regions in this window:
- the pmp22b gene encoding peripheral myelin protein 22b produces the protein MLLLLLGIILLHVAALVLLFVSTIVSVWTSGETSTSDLWINCSTANGDYHCDPASTGEWIQAVQALMILSIIFSCLSLILFFCQLFTLQKGGRFFLTGTFQILASLFVMSGAIIYTVMSPGWVPETNSFGYSYILAWVAFPLALISGLIYVILRKRE